A stretch of [Clostridium] scindens DNA encodes these proteins:
- the brnQ gene encoding branched-chain amino acid transport system II carrier protein, giving the protein MKRKLTFQQYIAVASMLFGLFFGAGNLIFPVSMGQMAGRNVWPAILGFLITGVGLPLLGVAALGMSRCNGLAQMSRRIGKKYGTFFTCALYLTIGPFFAIPRCATVPFAVGIEPILGKGSSDALPLAVFSLLFFLAVLWFSLRPGKILTWIGKILNPIFLAALGLLVITALLRPMGDIGSIAPQAGYASHAFSQGFLEGYNTMDALAGLAFGIIVVNVIKSLGVENSGDVAKCTVKAGLFSTILMAVIYLLVTIVGTQSRGMYEASSNGGEALLLIASHYYGRAGAFILAFTVTFACLKTSIGLITSCSETFCAMFPRTLNYKKWAVLFCALSLLIANLGLNSIIAYSLPVLMFLYPLAITLIFLSLAGKFFADDKKVYISVTACTIFAAALDFLNALPEGLKNLLHLKPLLAGVSRYLPLFEQGMGWICPALLGLAIGICLHARKKQSLPS; this is encoded by the coding sequence ATGAAGCGTAAACTTACATTTCAACAATATATCGCTGTGGCCAGCATGCTGTTCGGCCTTTTTTTTGGTGCAGGAAATCTGATATTTCCCGTTTCCATGGGGCAGATGGCCGGGCGCAACGTATGGCCGGCTATTCTCGGATTTCTGATCACCGGGGTGGGACTGCCCCTTCTTGGAGTGGCTGCCCTGGGCATGAGCCGCTGCAATGGCCTGGCACAGATGAGCCGGAGGATCGGAAAAAAGTATGGCACCTTCTTTACCTGCGCCCTCTATCTGACCATTGGGCCTTTCTTTGCCATTCCCCGCTGCGCCACCGTTCCATTTGCCGTGGGAATCGAGCCGATTCTCGGAAAAGGCTCCTCGGATGCCTTGCCGCTGGCTGTCTTTTCCTTGCTCTTTTTCCTTGCGGTCTTATGGTTCTCCTTAAGGCCAGGCAAGATTCTTACCTGGATCGGCAAGATCTTGAATCCGATCTTCCTTGCCGCGCTTGGACTGCTGGTGATCACTGCCCTTCTTCGCCCTATGGGAGATATCGGAAGTATCGCTCCCCAGGCTGGCTATGCTTCCCACGCCTTCTCCCAGGGCTTCCTGGAAGGCTACAATACCATGGATGCATTGGCAGGGCTGGCTTTTGGGATCATCGTGGTAAATGTCATCAAAAGCCTGGGTGTAGAGAATTCCGGCGATGTGGCAAAATGTACGGTAAAAGCCGGGCTTTTCAGCACGATCCTAATGGCCGTCATCTATCTGCTGGTTACGATCGTAGGAACCCAGAGCCGTGGGATGTACGAGGCCAGTTCCAATGGAGGAGAAGCGCTTCTTTTGATCGCAAGCCACTATTATGGCAGGGCTGGCGCTTTCATCCTTGCCTTCACCGTCACTTTTGCCTGCCTTAAGACTTCCATCGGACTGATCACCAGCTGCAGCGAGACTTTCTGCGCCATGTTCCCCCGGACGCTGAATTATAAGAAATGGGCCGTCCTGTTTTGTGCGCTCTCCCTGCTGATTGCCAACCTGGGCTTAAATTCTATCATCGCCTACTCTCTTCCGGTATTGATGTTTTTATATCCCCTGGCGATCACGCTGATCTTCCTAAGTTTGGCCGGAAAGTTCTTTGCCGATGATAAGAAGGTCTATATCAGCGTCACTGCCTGCACCATCTTTGCCGCAGCCTTGGACTTTCTCAATGCCCTTCCTGAGGGCCTTAAGAACCTGCTGCATCTGAAGCCGCTGCTGGCCGGGGTCTCCAGATACCTGCCTCTTTTTGAGCAGGGAATGGGCTGGATATGTCCTGCCCTTCTGGGCCTGGCCATCGGAATCTGCCTTCACGCCCGAAAAAAACAGAGCCTGCCCTCTTAG
- a CDS encoding YdcF family protein, producing the protein MKNREYRLLRITSGFAAANLALFGLMFRKPKKRWEQDAYDCAVVCGCQVGADGTPSKRLAARVEKAVELWKDKKVKYLIMSGAAVSNTFVEASVMKRYAMELGVPEEYILEEKQAVSTYHNLLYASQMMEHCGFKDCVVVTNGWHLRKADHYARKAGVKYVMAASKRPEGDGLLTTIGLYLKTDIHMYVNMWKGYY; encoded by the coding sequence ATGAAAAATAGAGAATATCGGCTTCTGCGGATAACTTCCGGGTTTGCGGCAGCAAACTTGGCGCTGTTTGGCCTGATGTTCCGAAAGCCAAAGAAGCGGTGGGAACAGGATGCCTATGACTGCGCGGTTGTCTGCGGCTGCCAGGTAGGGGCGGACGGCACGCCTTCTAAGAGGCTTGCTGCCCGCGTGGAAAAAGCAGTAGAACTATGGAAAGATAAGAAGGTAAAGTATCTGATTATGTCCGGAGCAGCAGTATCCAACACGTTTGTAGAGGCATCGGTCATGAAGCGCTATGCAATGGAACTGGGAGTCCCGGAAGAATACATACTGGAAGAGAAGCAGGCAGTCAGCACATATCATAATCTACTGTATGCCAGCCAGATGATGGAACACTGCGGATTTAAAGATTGCGTAGTAGTTACCAATGGATGGCATCTGCGAAAGGCAGACCACTATGCGAGGAAGGCTGGCGTCAAATATGTAATGGCGGCTTCCAAACGGCCGGAAGGGGATGGCCTTCTAACGACGATCGGCCTCTATCTCAAGACGGATATCCACATGTATGTAAATATGTGGAAGGGATATTATTAG
- a CDS encoding YczE/YyaS/YitT family protein has product MNDNMKKEWIWRLLIYTAGMVVLAAGITLNTKTGLGVSPIISIPFTISTIWHTDFGMTTFVIYFIFVGIQLALKGKNWLILLQAPISFVFSMLLNVFGDLLDIKYDSLWQNLLLLLAAIVVTALGVVMTVNMKLVPNPADGLAQTVGEVLHRGVGFGKNVIDFTSVGISLVLGLAIAGRLEAIGIGTVIAMVGVGRFIALFNYFWKERLDRLAGLLPQEAQMEGPVDMEGTLD; this is encoded by the coding sequence ATGAATGATAATATGAAAAAAGAATGGATTTGGCGCTTGTTGATTTATACGGCAGGAATGGTAGTGCTGGCGGCAGGAATTACCCTGAATACCAAGACCGGGCTGGGCGTATCGCCAATTATATCCATTCCGTTTACGATATCGACGATATGGCATACGGACTTTGGAATGACTACTTTTGTCATCTATTTTATATTTGTGGGGATCCAGCTGGCACTGAAGGGAAAGAACTGGCTGATCCTTCTGCAGGCTCCGATTAGTTTTGTATTCAGCATGCTGCTGAATGTCTTTGGCGATCTGCTGGATATCAAGTATGACAGCCTGTGGCAGAACCTGTTGCTGCTTCTGGCGGCAATCGTGGTCACAGCCCTGGGCGTGGTGATGACGGTAAACATGAAACTGGTGCCTAATCCTGCGGACGGACTGGCCCAGACGGTAGGCGAAGTGCTTCATAGAGGCGTCGGATTTGGGAAGAATGTGATTGATTTTACCAGCGTGGGAATCTCCCTGGTATTGGGACTTGCCATTGCGGGAAGACTGGAGGCAATTGGCATTGGCACGGTGATTGCTATGGTCGGGGTTGGAAGATTCATCGCCTTGTTCAATTATTTCTGGAAAGAGAGGCTGGACCGGCTCGCGGGACTTCTTCCCCAGGAAGCGCAAATGGAAGGTCCCGTGGATATGGAAGGAACCTTGGATTAA
- a CDS encoding delta-lactam-biosynthetic de-N-acetylase: MPSRNKIFKAAGVILLFTIAFFGGRLAAARFAPADSARIVPAPENWGLGFQEDGKLPTGNATIDELKKYDAYYAEDTQEKVLYLTFDCGYENGNIEPMLDALKKHKAPATFFVVGNFLSTSPDIVKRINKEGHTVGNHTYHHPDMSSISTKDAFEKELKGVEDLYKEITGEAMTKYYRPPQGKYSIENLQMAKDMGYHTFFWSLAYVDWIEDEQPSKEEAFDKLLTRIHPGAVVLLHSTSKTNAEILDELLAKWEEMGYTFKSLDQLIGK; this comes from the coding sequence ATGCCATCCAGAAATAAAATCTTTAAGGCCGCAGGCGTCATCCTCCTATTCACCATAGCTTTTTTCGGAGGAAGGCTGGCTGCCGCCAGGTTCGCCCCGGCAGATTCTGCCCGGATCGTGCCTGCCCCTGAAAACTGGGGGCTGGGCTTCCAGGAAGACGGGAAGCTTCCAACGGGCAATGCTACCATTGATGAATTAAAAAAATACGATGCCTACTACGCTGAAGATACCCAGGAAAAGGTCCTTTATCTGACCTTTGACTGCGGTTACGAAAATGGAAATATCGAGCCTATGCTGGATGCCCTGAAAAAGCACAAGGCGCCAGCCACCTTTTTCGTAGTCGGCAACTTCCTCTCTACCAGTCCGGATATCGTCAAGCGTATCAATAAGGAAGGCCATACAGTAGGCAACCATACATACCATCACCCGGATATGTCCAGCATCTCCACCAAGGACGCGTTTGAAAAAGAATTAAAAGGTGTGGAGGATCTGTATAAAGAAATCACTGGCGAAGCCATGACCAAGTACTACCGTCCTCCGCAAGGAAAATACAGTATCGAAAACCTTCAGATGGCCAAGGATATGGGCTACCATACCTTTTTCTGGAGCCTGGCTTACGTGGATTGGATTGAAGACGAGCAGCCAAGCAAGGAAGAAGCCTTTGACAAACTGCTAACCCGTATCCATCCGGGCGCCGTCGTGCTGCTTCACAGCACCTCCAAGACCAATGCGGAGATTCTGGATGAGTTGCTAGCCAAATGGGAAGAAATGGGATATACGTTTAAGTCGCTGGACCAGCTGATTGGCAAATAA